The Arachis hypogaea cultivar Tifrunner chromosome 14, arahy.Tifrunner.gnm2.J5K5, whole genome shotgun sequence genome has a segment encoding these proteins:
- the LOC112743285 gene encoding 2-oxoglutarate-dependent dioxygenase 21, chloroplastic-like, whose amino-acid sequence MCLFSDDVHKPVRYGTSLNHARDEVFCWRDFIKHYSHPLSDWLHLWPSNPPSYRKNMGNYAEAVQDLQTKLMEMIFESLGLNPSYLEEEVNGGSQLLAVNCYPACPEPELTLGIHPHSDYGSITVLLQTRSGLEFKNKNNNWEAVPLVEGGLVVQLGDQMEVLSNGVYKSVIHRATVNVDKKRFSIVSLHSFAMDKKIGPAKELVDDDHHQLPKCYNEFSFSEFLHFISNNDITKERFLDTLKIMK is encoded by the exons ATGTGTTTGTTTTCTGATGATGTTCATAAGCCTGTAAGATATGGAACAAGCCTTAATCATGCTAGGGATGAAGTTTTTTGTTGGAGAGATTTCATCAAACATTATTCTCATCCCCTATCGGATTGGCTTCATTTGTGGCCTTCAAATCCACCAAGTTATAG GAAGAACATGGGAAATTATGCTGAGGCAGTGCAAGATCTTCAAACCAAACTAATGGAGATGATTTTTGAGAGCCTAGGGTTAAACCCTAGCTACCTTGAAGAAGAAGTTAATGGTGGATCTCAACTCCTAGCTGTGAATTGCTACCCAGCATGCCCTGAACCCGAACTAACCCTAGGGATCCACCCTCATTCCGATTATGGATCAATAACTGTTCTACTCCAAACTCGATCCGGGCTCGaattcaagaacaaaaacaataattgGGAAGCAGTTCCTTTAGTTGAAGGTGGCCTAGTAGTGCAATTGGGTGATCAAATGGAAGTATTGAGCAATGGAGTTTACAAGAGTGTGATTCACCGAGCAACAGTGAATGTGGATAAGAAGAGGTTTTCAATTGTGAGTCTTCATAGTTTTGCAATGGACAAGAAGATAGGGCCAGCAAAAGAGCTTGTTGATGATGATCATCATCAATTACCAAAGTGTTACAATGAATTCAGCTTCAGTGAGTTTCTTCATTTCATTTCCAACAATGATATTACAAAAGAAAGGTTCCTagacactttgaagatcatgaaatAA